The DNA segment CGGGACAGGTCGGCGAGGGAGCGGCAGTCGTCCGGGTGGACGCCTGCCGCGTCGAACGACGTCCGGTAGAAAGGCACATGGTCGTAGGCGTGCCGCAAGGAGGTCCGCAGCCGCTCCAGCTGGAGCGCCCGCAGTTCCTCCACGCCGAGCCGTTCCGCCGGGTCGAGCAGGTCCACCGCCTGAGCCGTCAGGAACTTCCCCTCGCTCATCGCATCCGCCGTCTCGGTCGAGCCGGTACGGGCGGCCGATCATTCGGTCGCTCCCACAGACATCAGTAATCCAGCCCGACTCCGCCCGGGGCAAGATCCGGTGCGTACTTCTTCCGCGCGTCGAGGGTGCCGTGAACGGGAGGAGGGGAGCGGGACGGGACCGGGAGCCCTCCGCTCAGCCGGTGGGGCCGGACGAGCCGCCGCTCCCGACACCGTTTCCACCGTCGCCCTTGCCGCCCTGAGGCCCGTACGCGGTCATGAAGCGGTCGCGGAACTCGTCCATGCCCCAGGTCGGGGCGTCGGGCGCGGGCTTGAGGCCGTCGGTCCAGTTCCAGTCGGCCACCCGGTCCAGGACCTTCTCGTCGCGGGCGACGATCGTGACCGGCACGTCCTTGTCGGTACTGCCGGCGGTGACGGTCGGCACCGGCTGGTGGTCGCCGAGAAAGACCAGGACGGTGTCCTCGTCGCCGTACCGCTCCATCCACCCGGTCAGGCTGCGCAGCGAGTACTCGATGGACTTGCGGTACTCGGTGCGCACCTTCTCCGGATCCTGCCAGACCTCCGCAGGGTCGGTGCCCTCCTTCTTGATCTCGTGGAACACGGAGCCGTCGCCGAGGTCGTCCCAGTCGATCATGCGGGCGTTGGGGGACCACGGGTTGTGGCTGGAGGCGAGGATGATCTCCGCCATGATCGGCTCACGGTCCTCCCTGCCGTGCTCCAGACGCTCGAAGGCCTCCATGCTGAACTGGTCGGGCACCGGCGTCCAGCTGAAGTACGGACCCCGGTAGCCGAGGTGCTCGGAGTCGTAGATGTGGTCCAGGCCGAAGTACTTGCCCTCCGGCCAGGCCCGCCGCACCCCGGGTACGAGGCCGACGGTGCGCCAGTCGCCGGTCTTGCGGAAGTAGTTGGTGAGGGTCATGCGGTCGCTGGTGGTGAGGCTGCGGTAGCGCTGCTGGTTCTTGATCCACAGGCCGGACAGGAAGGTGGAGTGGGCGAGCCAACTGCCCGCGCCCGTCACCGGAGACCTGAGCCAGCCGCTGCGCGACTCGAAACCGGCGGCCTTCAGGGAGTCGGTGCCCTCCTGCAGCACCGTGCCGATCGGCTCCGCCATCGCCGGATCGTCGATCGCGACCCGGCCGTAGCTCTCGATGAAGGTGAACAGGACGTCCTTGCCGCGCAGCCCGGTGAACAACTGGTCCGGCGGAGTGTCGGCGAATGCGTCGACGGCGGCCTGCTGCTCGAAGACCCGTGCGTCCCTGAGTCCCGCGCGCGCCTGCTCCAGGCGGTTGGCCAGCATCTCCGCGTTGCCCTTGGTGGCGAGCGGGACACCGGTGATCTGCACGCCCAGGGTGACACAGGTGATCCATGCGACGCCGAGGACCAGGGTGGTACGGGCGGCGGACGCACGGTGGCGGACCATCAGGTTCGTGATCCGCACCGCCGCCAGCGTCATCAGCGTCAGCAGGGCGACGAACAGGACGATCGCACCGATCACGGCGAGGATCTGTCCGCCCCGGCCGAACGACTCCCGGACGAACTCGGCCGCGTCGTCGAACAGGATCCAGTCGAGCACCAGGTCGAACGGCCGGGCCAGTACCTGGTAGAATCCCATGTCCACCATCTTCAGGACGGTGAACAGGCCGAGGAGGACGCCCGAGACCACCGCTGCGATCCGCCGGGGCCTCGGCGGCAGCGCGAGCAGCAGCGTCGCCAGCAGGACGCCCTCGGCCGGGATGCGGAAGAACGCCTCGAGGGACAGCCTCTCCACGCGATTCGGTACGAGGAGTGCGAACAGCAGCAGCGCTCCGGCCAGGACGGTCGTTCCGACGGTGGCAGCACGGGCCGCGCGAGGGTGGTCGCGGTGCCAGCGGCCCCGTCGCGTGGCTGCCGGGCCGTCGGGGGGCTCCTCGGAGGGCCTGGGCGTGTCGGCGGGGGCGGTGGTGTGGTCAGTGGTTCCGGTCGGGCCGTCGGCCGGGTCCGCTCCGCTCCCGGTGTGGTCCGACAGCTGACGGGAGCGTGTGAAGAGCTGCACCCGGGGTCCTTCCGCGCGGTACTACGAGGGCATGGCGCATCGGGCCCGCGAACGGGCCTGCCACCACCAGTACGTTCACACGTCATTGTGCGTTCAACCGCACGGTCCGGAGTCCGCTGTCGAACTTCGTGGCCGGAGCCCGTCGTCGCAGGACCGATGCTCCCGGTGGCGGTCGCGCCGCGCCCGTCCGGACCTGCACCACGGCCGCATCCGGACGGAACCCGAGGGCTTGCTCGACCCCGTCCGGATGTGCTTTCGCGTTCACCGGGTGGGGAACCGCCGAACTCCGCGGCGACCTGCACGTCAACGTGTCCGGCGGCGTCCTCTCCCACCCGTGCGGCGGGTCGGCAGCGGGCCCCGGCCTCCTGGCCCGCCCGCGCCATCCGGTGGAAAGGGGCCTCTCGCATGACCTGTCGGCGGCCGGAACCGATGGCTAGGCTGGCCGCGGACGACGGAAATCGGGAGGAGCACGGACGTGGCCGAAAGCACCACCCAAAAACGACCGCTCACCGGCTGGGACAAGCCCGACCTGGATCTGAGCAACGCACAGTGGCAGTCCAGCAGCCGAGGCCTGGGGGATGTCCAGATCGCCTTCGTGGAGGGCTTCATCGCCATGCGGAACAGCGGCCGCCCGCAGAGCCCTTCCCTGATCTTCACCCCGGCCGAGTGGGGCGCCTTCGTGTCGGGAGCCCGGGAGGGGGAGTTCGACCTGACCTGAGCCGGGGCGTACGGCTTCGCGGCGCACGCGCACGGGACTGTCGGCCGGTGAGCGGAAGGGCCGCCGGACAGGTGTCGCCGCCGATCTTCTGGACACATGACCAGGGATACCCTTCCGGTGCCGGGGCCCGAGCCAGGCCGGCCCGGGAACGTGAAGGCCGTGGCCCGGAAGTGAGGAACCCCATGAGCACCCAGCCGGTCGTCGCGGCGGTCGACGGTTCGGACGACAGCCTGCGTGCCCTGGAGTGGGCCCTCGACGACGCCCGCCGGCGCCAGGCTCCGCTGCGGGTGGCGCGCGTACGCCAGTACGCCCTCTGGGGCCGGCCCGACGAGGGGCCCGCCGGACCGCCAGCCCCCGAGGACGATCCGGTCATCGGCCTGGTCCGCGACCGGCTGGAGGGACGGACCGGCCTTCCAGCCGTCGACTTCGCAGCCCTGGACGGCGCTCCCGGTGCCGTCCTGCCCGAACTGGGGTCCACCGCGCAGTTGATGGTGCTCGGCTCCCGGGGCCGCGGCGGCTTCGCCAGCCTGCTGCTCGGCTCCAACTCCTTTGCCGCGGCCCGGGACGCCGAATGCCCCGTCGTCGTGGTGCCCCGGCCCGGACGGGACGCCGGAACACACACCGAGCCCGCCGGAGCCGGTTTCGGGGTCGTCGTCGGAGTGAACGTCGACAGCCCCGACGAGGCCACCCTCGCCTTCGCCTTCCGTGAGGCTGCCCTGCGCGGCGCCGCGGTGCGGGTCGTCGCCGCCTATCCGTGGCCCCTGCAGACCTGGATGCTGCCGGGGGAGATGCCCGCCCCGCAGATCGACCAGGGCGCCGTCGAGCACGAGACCCGCGTCCTCGCCGACGGCTTCCTCGCCCCCCACCGCGAACGGCATCCCGAGGTCACCGCCGAGGTCCGGGTGCTGCCCGGGGACGCCGCCGGGCACCTGGTCGAGGCCTCCGAGGGCGCCGATCTGGTCGTCCTGGGACGCCACCGGCGACGCCTGCTGGCACCGGCCCGCATGATGGGCTCCGTCACCCAGGCCGTCCTGCTCCATGCGGCGAGCCCCGTCGCGGTGGTTCCGCCGGCGCCCCCGGAGGAGTAGTCCGGAGGGAGCCGGGCACCACGCCGGCCACAGGCCCGACCGACCGGGCGGGCGGGCATGGCGGGGTCGCCCGGCCGTCCGCGCACGGGGCCGGGCACGTACCATGGCGGCATGTCGTTCCTCCGCCGCCGCAGTGCCACTCCCGCCGGACCCGACTTCGACGTCCTGGCCATGGACCCGGGTGACTGGCCCGGGAATCTGGGCGCCGGGCTGCTGCCCGCCCCTGACGGCACCTGTCAGGGCGTCTTCCTGCGCTACGACCTGTTCGGCGGCCGCGGCCCCGCGATGATCATCGGCAATCTGCCGGAGGGCTCCCCGGCCCGCGAGGTTTCCGAGGACGCGGTTCCCTTCGAGGTCGCGCAGCTGCTGCTGGCGCTGGAGAACGACGAGGAGGTCACCGTCGTCGGCACCGAGGACGTGCCCGTCATGCAGGGCGACAACCTGCTCATCGTGCGCCGGGTGAGGCTCTCCGAGAGCCGGATCTCCTGTGTGCAGTTCGACCGCAGCGACAACGTGCTGGTCACCATCGCAGCCTGGGACCGCCCCATCACCGACGACCTGTACACCCTCCTCAAGCCGCTGCCCGCCGAACTGTTCCAGCAGGGCTGAGCGGCCCCGCTCGCCGGCGGGAGACGGAAGGCCGGGAGCGAGGGCCGGAACCGGGCGCCGCTACGCCTGCTTCACCGTCACGTCCGCCGCCCGCACGAAGGCGACCCGGTGGCCGAACTGGATCTGGTAGTACAGCTCCTCGCCCTTGATCACCTGATGCGAGGACCGGTCGAAGGCCACCGCGTACAGGTACTCACCGGGCACCTCGCCCCCGGTGACGTACTGCTGGCCCTTCGGAAGCGTGTATGGCAGCGGGGACATCTCCTGTACGGGCACCCCCTCCGGGTAGGCGGCCTTCTCCGGGTAGGCGCGTCCGTACACCGGCACGGAGTCCAGACCCTCCCTCGGAGTCACCACCCGGCCCGCGGCGGGCACCGCGGTGGGCTGCTTCTCCGGGTTCCTGAACCAGGCCTTCTGCCCCAGGTACCAGATCGCCGTCCAGTCGCCCCACCGGTCTGCGACCGCGTACTGCTGGCCGGTCGACACCCGTGACGACAGGTCGTTCACCCCGGTCGTCGGGTTCGAACCCAGGCCGATGTCCCTGATCAGCGCGGACTTCTCGTCGTGGCCGGAGTACAGCCGCACCGCGCTGGACCCGTGTGCCGCGCACGGCTCGCCCGCCCTCTCGCAGCCCGTGAACACCGGGCCGTGGGTGGCGTGGTCGGGACGGATCGTCACCAGGCCGCCGTTCTTCTCGGCCGTGGCCTCGAAAGGGCTGCCCAGCAGCTCGAAGTAGTGCGCCCAGTCCCAGTAGGGCCCGGGGTCGGTGTGCATGCCGGACACGGTCGCCGCGGTCGGGCCGGGCACGGTGTCGTGGCCGAGGATGTGCTGCCGGTCCAGGGGGATGTCGTGCTTCTCGGTGAGATAGCGCACCAGCCGGGCCGAGGAGCGATACATCGCCTCGGTGTACCAGGCGTCTGGTTCTGTCAGGAAGCCCTCGTGCTCCAGCCCGATCGACCCTGCGTTGACATACCAGTTGCCCGCGTGCCAGGCCACGTCCTTCGCCTTCACGTGCTGGGCGATGTGACCGTCGGTCGAGCGCAGACTGTAGTGCCACGACACGAAGGCGGGGTCCTGCACCGAGGCGAGGACGCCCTCCCAGGCGCCCTCGGTGTTATGGACGACGATGTACCGGACCGGCTGCGAGACAGGACGGTCCGACCGGTCGTGGTTGCCGTAGTCACCGTCCCCGAACTCCTCGTACGGGGCCGGGACCCACTCGCAGGACACCGTCGCGGGACACTCCGTGGCGGGGGAGGAGCCTGCGGACACTGTCCGCAGGCCGGCGCGGCGCAGCACCGACCGGTCCGGGGCGAGGTCCGGACGGGAGGACAGGACGACCTGCTCTCCCGTGTCCGTGACCCGGTGCGCACCGGCGCGGATCACCGTGTAGACGTCGTCCGCGTACGCCGCCGCCGACTCGGCGTTGTCCGCACCGGAGAAGCGGGCCACCGCGCCGTACCAGTGGGCCGGATCCTCGCTCGGCGCCCCGCCCAACTGCTGCTGGGCATCGGCCAGCAGCGCGGCTCCCCCCGCCACGTTCGCTGCCGGGTCGTCGCGCAGCCGCTCGGTGCTCAGCCCGGTCAGCTCGGCAGCTCTCGGCAGAGTGGCCAGCCGGTCCGGGAAGGCGGCGGTGCGCGGCACATGCGCTTCGGGGCGCAGCGTGGGACGGGCGTCGTCGCCCCGGGGGTCCTCCGTCCCCTCGCCGTGATGCGACGTCGCCGACGCCAGCGCGGTGCGGGTGTCCGTGAGGTGCATCGGGCCGTAGCCGCCGGCCACACTCGGCGCGCCGTCGTGCGTGTCCCAGCGGGACTGGAGGTAGGAGACGGCCAGCAGCACGCTTCGCGGCACCTCGTACGCGGCGGCCGCAGCGCTGAAAGCTTCCTGCAGCCGGGCCTCTTCGGACGGGCCGGGGTCCGGTGGGGCAGCGGACGGAGCCCCACCGAGCAGCGGCAGCGTGAGCGCCGCCGCAGCCAGGGCACTGGCCGTACGGCGGGCAACGACGGCCGGCGTACGGCCGGGTCGGGTGGGGAATCCTCGCAACGCGGTCTCCTGGGACGATCGGGCGGGACGGCTCGTACGAGCCATGGGACCGGACGGGTGACTCGTACGGGGCCTGCGGTACGACGGTACTACCGGCTGGCCGATGATCCGTCAATCATGCCCAGAAGAAGCGAAATTCCCCTGTCATCACGGGTTCACGGGTTTTCGTGGCGGCGGCCCGGAGACCGGCTGAAAACGGGCCGGGGACGGGTGAGGGCCTGCGGTACTTCCCGGTACCGGGAAGTACCGCAGGCCCTCACCCGTCCCCGGCGGATCAGCGTGTGCCGACCGCCGCGCGCACGGCCTTGCGGACCATCTGACAGTCGTCGTGCAGCCGCCGTAGCAGCAGTCGCTGCTCCTCGCCGGACGGCAACGCGCTCCGCTGGGCCGCGTTCGGCGCAGCCGGGGGCGTGTCGTGCATCGAACGCTGTACGGCCGTCTCGTACGTGCGGATCTCACGCGTCAGCACCAGCATCAGGTTCAGCAGGAACGCGTCGCGTGAGGCGTGGCCCGCCGCCTGCGCGATCTGGCTGATCTGTCGGCGCGCCACCGGCGCGTCCCCGAGGACCGCCCACAGCGTCGCCAGGTCGTAGCCCGGCAGGTACCAGCCCGCGTGCTGCCAGTCCACCAGTACGGGACCGGCCGACGAGATCAGGATGTTGGAGAGCAGCGCGTCGCCGTGACAGAACTGGCCCATGCCCTGGCGCCCGGCCGCCTGCGCGATGCCGTGCAGCAGCTTCTGCAGATCGTCCATGTCCCGGTCGGTGAGCAGCCCCAGCTCGTGGTAGCGGGCGATGCGCGCCGCGTAGTCCAGTGGGGTGTCGAACGTACCAGCGGGCGGGCGCCACGCGTTCAACCGGCAGATCGCGCCGAGCGCCGCCCTGATGTCCGCCCGCGGAGGTGCCTCCACCGGGTGCCGCTGCAGAGCCGCCACCCTGCCGGGCATCCGCTCGATGACCAGGGTGCAGTTGTCCGGATCCGCCGCGATCAGCCGGGGTGCCCGCGTCAGCGGGCGGTGCCGGACGAACGAGCGGTAGACCGCTATCTCGTGCCGGAACCGCTCGGACCAGGCGGGCGAGTGATCCGTTAAGCATTTGGCCACCGCGGTGCTCCGGCCTGTCGTACCGACCAGGAGAAGGGACCGGCCACTGCGGCGCAGCACCTGGGCCGGCACGAACTCCGGGCAGATGCGGTGCACCGACGCGATCGCCGAGCGCAACTGGGCGCCCTGGGGGCCGGAGAGGTCGAGCCGCCCGCTGAGCTGCTGGGGACCGGTGCCCGAAGCACGCTGTGTCTTGCCCGCACCGAGCACGGGGGCCGCCTGGCGCGCGGGGGTGAGGTAGGGGCCGCTGTCCGACGGACGCGGACGGAGCGGTCGGAGTGGTGCGGACACGGAGGACGATGCTGCGTACATGGGCGATACAGATCCCTTCGTGTGCCTGCGACGTCAGCGCACCACACGGCCCGGTCACCCAGGTGCATCCTGGGGAATGCCCCGGCGGAGACCGAGTCGTGGTGGCGCGTTCCTACTCGACACCCGTTGCCCCCTGGCACACCATCTGGCGGACCCTGGCGAACCCTGGCGAATAGTCGCCCGGCACCTTTCACCGGGCTACTGTCAACTCAGCCGAGAACCTGGGGGCTTGACGTGAGCGGACAACCCAACACCCGGCTCTCGGACCTGTTCGGCCTGGCCGGCTGGTCCAAGGGTGAACTCGCGAGGCTGGTCAACCGGCAGGCGGCGGCCATGGGCCGTCCCCAGCTGGCGACCGACACCTCCCGGGTGCGGCGGTGGATCGACAGGGGAGAGATCCCACGCGATCCCGTACCGCGGGTGCTGGCGGCCCTGTTCACCGAGCGTCTCGGCCGTGTCGTGACCATCGAGGATCTCGGTCTGGTCCGGCACGGGCGTACGGGGAAACGGCAGCGCGGCGGGAAGACGGAACATCCCGACGGAGTGCCGTGGGCGCCCGGGCGGACAGCCGAGGTCCTCACCGAATTCACGGGAATGGACCTCATGCTCAACCGACGAGGCCTGGTGGGCGCGGGCGCCGCGCTCGCCGCGGGATCCGCACTCACCGGCGCCATGCACGACTGGCTGCACACCGACCCAGCCCTGACCACGGACGTTCACCGTCCCGACCGCCCGGCGCACGCCGACGCCGCCGGAATCGACCGCTACGAGGCAGCCCCCATCGGGTCCCAGGAGATCGAGGAACTCGAGCGCTCCGTGGAAGTGTTCCGCGCCTGGGACGCCGCCCGGGGGGGCGGACTCCAGCGCAAGGCGGTGGTCGGCCAGCTCAACGAGGTGGGGGGCATGCTCGCCTACCACCACCCGCCCCATCTCCAGCGGCGCCTGTGGGGCGTCGCCGCCAACCTCGCCGTCCTCGCCGGGTGGATGTCGCACGACGTAGGTCTGGAACCCACGGCGCAGAAGTACTTCGTCATCGCCGCGCACGCCGCCAGGGAGGGCGGCGACCGGCCGCGCGCGGGGGAGGCACTGTCCCGCGCAGCCCGCCAGATGGTTCACCTGGGCCGGCCCGACGACGCCCTGGACCTGCTGAAACTCGCCCACTCGGGCTCGGGTGAGGAAGTACTGCCGCGCACCCGCGCGATGTTCCACACCATCGAGGCCTGGGCGCAGGCGTCCATGGGCAGAGGGCAGGCGATGCGCCGCACCCTGGGCCGGGCCGAGGACCTGTTCGTCTCCGACCGGGGGAGGGACCGGGAGCCGCCGGACTGGATGCAGATCTTCAAGGACGAGGATCTGTACGGCATGCACGCCCTGGCCTACCGCACGCTGGCCGAGTTCGAACCGGATGCGGCGGTGCACGCTCAGCACTACGCGGAGAAGGCACTGCCCCTGCGCACCGACGGCCGGGAGCGGTCGAAGATCTTCGACCATCTCTGCCTGGCCTCCGCCTGCTTCATCGCCGACGACCCGGAACAGGCCGACCGGTACGCGCGGCTCGCGCTGATGTCCATGGGTTCCAACTCCTCGCGCCGCACCTGGGACCGGCTGCGCGAGATGTACCGGCTCACCGCCGAATACTCCTCGTATCCCCGGATCCAGGAACTGCGGGAGGAGATCAGGACGGCCCTGCCGAAGCCCAGGGGCAAGGGGGGCAACAGCGCACGGGCATAGGCGGGCCGGAGCGCTTCACTCACGAGGCGTACGAGGCGGTGCGAGCCCTCTGAGTCCTACGAGGCCACCCGGGCGACGAGCACACAGGCGCCGTCCTCGCGCTCCCTGTACCCGAACTCCCGCAGGACGGCCAGCAGGCAGTCCTGCGCGGTACGGCTCTCCGCGAACTGTGGTGCCAGGCCGGCCAGCCGACGCACGGATGCGGTCCCGGACCGTCCGGGCACCAGCCCGTCGGTGTACAGCAGCAGCAGATCGCCGGCCTCGAGGGTCTCCTCGGCCTGCCCGTAGGGGGCTGCCGGGGTGACGCCCAGCAGGACGCCGTCCGGGGTGTCCAGCGCGCGCCCCGTTCCGTCGCGGAACAGCAGCGGGACGGGGTGTCCGGCCTGCGCCCACGCCAGGGAGCGGCTCTCGGGCCGGTAGCGCAGACAGAGGCCGCTCCCGAGGGCGGGCTGCCCGGTGGCGTCCAGTAACCGGTTGAGGCAGGTCATCAGAGGTCCGGGCTCGGTGCCGGACATCGCCATGCCACGCATGGCGCCGAGCAGCATCGCCATGCCCGAGGCCACACCGACGCCCTGCCCGGTCAGTCCTCCGACACTGAGCAGGGTGGTGCCGTCGGACAGTTCGAGGGCGTCGTACCAGTCCCTGCCGGTTGCCGTGCCCGTCGCCGACGGGAGGTGCCGGGCGGCGACGTCGAGGGTCCGGGGCCCCCTGCGCGGGAGCCGCAGGGAACCGCACCACGCCGGCAGCACGGCTTCCTGCAGCTCGACCGTGAGCCGGTGCTCGGTCCGCGCCGCGTCCTGTTCCCGGTGGTGCAGCGAGTCACGGGTCTCGACGACCGCCCGTCGGCACCGGCGCAGGTCGCTGACGTCCCGCAGCACGGCCCACATCGAGGCGGTGCTGCCGTCAGTTCCGAGGACCGGTTCGCCCATCATGTGCACGGTCCGGACGCTGCCGTCCGGGCGTACCAGCCGGAACTCCCCGTCAATGGGCCGTGCGTCGACGAGACAGCCCGTGACCATTGCCGTCAGCCTCGGCCGGTCCTCGTGGTGCACCAGCGACGGCAGTTCGTCGAGGGTGAGCGGCGGGGTGGCCGGGTCGCGGTCCAGGATGCGGTACAGCTCCCCGGACCAACTGGCCTCGTCCGTCAGCAGGTTCCACTCGGCACTGCCGACCCGGCCGAGCAGGGCGTCCTGCCTCGGCGCGGGCGCCGTGGCGGGCGACCGGTCCGGCCCCGCGGGAGCGGCCGACGCGGGGACGGACAGCGGGCCGTCCCGCAACTGCGCCAAATGCTCGTCCAGGTCGTCGAGCTGGTGCAGTGCCAGGTCGTACAGGGCGCGCTGCCAGCGGTCCCGCGGGTCCGAGGTGTCCGCCGGGGTGCCGCGCCGCACGGCGTCCACATCGTCCTTGAGCCGCCGGGTCTGCGAGATGAGCGCGTCGACCGGGCCGCGTCCTGGCGGCTGGGCTGCTGAGCGGTCCGCGGAGAGGTGGGGCGGCATGACGCACTCCGATGTGGGACGGTTCGGGCCAGAGTCGGACGGAGGAACCTTTACGACTGTTGCACAGCTCGCGATGCTCTGTAAGGGATTCGGCAAGACACCTCAAGGTCATGCCCTTGGCATATGTCACCGTCTTCGCAGGATTACTAGAGGGGATGTTCCGGGCGCCGACATGTTCGGTCAACCCCCGTGATGTGTAAGTGACTTGATGAGTGCTCCGGTCTGCATTTCCCGCTCGTGCGCATGTTCGACGGATAGGAGTTCGTTTGCGAAAGTGATCTGCATGGTCCCCGTCCCGGGGTGTCCGACCGGATTCTGGCCGGGCGTCTCGGGACGGGCGGTGGGCACCTCCCGGCGGTACGCGCGACACCCTGGGGCCCGCCGGCTGCGGACGGCCCTCAGTACCGCAGTACGCCTGCGATCCGGGCCTCGTCCCCGAGGGTGCCGTCCGGGACGAAGCGGACCTCGGCACCCGTCTCCAGGCACTGCTCGACCAGCTCGTCCACGATGTCCTCGAGAGCGTCCAGGTCGCCGGGCTCGGCGGCGACCAGATGCTCGCCCGCCTCGCGCACCGTCACCCGGAAGTTCTCCTCGACGGCCAGCAGTTGGACCCGGCCGTCCCGGGTGTTCTGCCACAGCTCGTCGACCCCGGCCGCGAACCTCTTGCGTCCGCGTGCCGTCTCCAGTGTCCCGACGACGGCCTCCGCACTCTTGCGGGCCTCGCTCTCGAGCGCGGGGCGCAGGGCCTGCCGCACCGCGTCGGGCGTGCCGTGTGCGAGACCGCCGTGCTGGACGTGCACCGCGTCCCGGGTCACGCTGCCGGCCTCGCCCAGCAGGGACAGCGCCGCAGGCTCACCGGTGACATACAGGGGTCGCGGGTGCCCACGCAGGACCGTGGCCATCGCGGTGCCGGCATCGCGCAGGAACCGTCGGGTGCCTTCGTCCCGGAAGGTGCTCGGCTGATCGCCGACCCGCTCCAGGCGCTCAGGGTCGAAGTTCTCCTCGGCCCGGGTCAGCGGGAAGCCCCCGATGTGCTCCTCGGTGACCCGGTCCGTGCTGCCGTTCCACAGTGTGACCCGGTCCGCGGAGACGGACAGTACCCAGAAGGGGCGCTCTGCCCTGTGGGCGGACACCAGGTTGCGGGTAAGGAAAGTGTCCGAGAGCACCACGCGCTCCGGCACCGGACGGGCGAGCGACCACACCTGGTGCTCGCCCGGAGCGGCGAAGATGACCAGGCCGTCCTCGGCGTGCGCCAGATCGACCTCGGTCAGGGCCTGGTCGAGCTGCAG comes from the Streptomyces sp. KMM 9044 genome and includes:
- a CDS encoding baeRF3 domain-containing protein, encoding MEHDLSPTTLAELRRPRPYPAVSVLTPAHRRKPFNAQDPVRLRNVVARAKKQLEADPAVTRDRRGEVELQLDQALTEVDLAHAEDGLVIFAAPGEHQVWSLARPVPERVVLSDTFLTRNLVSAHRAERPFWVLSVSADRVTLWNGSTDRVTEEHIGGFPLTRAEENFDPERLERVGDQPSTFRDEGTRRFLRDAGTAMATVLRGHPRPLYVTGEPAALSLLGEAGSVTRDAVHVQHGGLAHGTPDAVRQALRPALESEARKSAEAVVGTLETARGRKRFAAGVDELWQNTRDGRVQLLAVEENFRVTVREAGEHLVAAEPGDLDALEDIVDELVEQCLETGAEVRFVPDGTLGDEARIAGVLRY